A section of the Paenibacillus yonginensis genome encodes:
- a CDS encoding MATE family efflux transporter, translating to MFHLTWPIFLELFLFMLMGSVDTFMISSVSDHAVAGVGAANQIISIAILVLEVIGNGAAIVVAQYLGSKKLSEAARVTGNAITINLAVGLVLSVIFLLSGKMMLKLLNVHGPILDYAVSYMQIVGGGIFLQALINALAATIRTHGFTKQTMIVSLLMNVIHVAGNYVLIYGHFGFSAMGVQGAAISTVFSRLVCLLVFFWLMYRVMEVRVRFNYYVQLSKQYIAKILKIGIPSAFESIVYQICQLIFTLYVTYLGAEAMATRQYAVNISSYIYLFSMAIGMGTAIVVGHYVGSKRQQDAYTRVFKSVKWALAATVIVDLIIIAFRVPLFHLFTDDLAIVRLGSQVLLLSLILETGRTVNIVIINSLRAAGDARFPVYMGLLSMVCMSLPLGYLLVFQLHLGLAGIWLAIAADEWTRAVIMYFRWRSRAWERYSLVDHDPAAEPAVQAAPAAG from the coding sequence ATGTTCCATTTAACGTGGCCCATCTTTCTGGAATTGTTTCTGTTTATGCTGATGGGCAGCGTCGACACGTTTATGATCAGCTCGGTGTCCGATCATGCGGTCGCAGGCGTTGGAGCTGCCAATCAGATCATTTCGATTGCGATTCTCGTGCTGGAGGTTATCGGCAACGGTGCGGCCATCGTGGTTGCGCAATATCTCGGTTCCAAAAAATTAAGCGAAGCCGCCAGGGTCACAGGCAATGCCATTACGATCAACCTGGCCGTCGGCCTTGTGCTCAGCGTGATCTTCCTGCTGTCCGGCAAAATGATGCTGAAGCTGCTGAACGTTCATGGCCCTATTCTGGATTATGCCGTATCCTACATGCAGATTGTAGGCGGAGGGATTTTCCTGCAGGCGCTGATCAATGCGCTGGCCGCTACGATCCGGACGCACGGCTTCACGAAACAGACTATGATCGTTTCGCTGCTGATGAACGTCATTCACGTGGCAGGCAATTATGTCCTGATCTACGGGCATTTTGGATTCTCAGCCATGGGGGTTCAGGGTGCGGCGATTTCCACCGTATTCAGCCGCCTGGTCTGTCTGCTGGTCTTCTTCTGGCTGATGTACCGGGTTATGGAGGTCCGGGTTCGGTTCAACTATTATGTGCAGCTGTCGAAGCAGTACATTGCCAAAATTCTGAAAATCGGCATTCCGTCGGCTTTCGAAAGCATTGTTTATCAGATTTGTCAGCTGATCTTCACCCTATACGTCACTTATCTCGGCGCAGAAGCGATGGCTACCCGTCAATATGCCGTTAATATCTCTTCTTATATCTATCTGTTCAGCATGGCCATCGGAATGGGAACAGCGATTGTGGTAGGCCATTATGTCGGATCAAAACGTCAGCAGGATGCGTACACCCGGGTCTTCAAGAGCGTCAAATGGGCGCTTGCCGCGACTGTGATCGTCGATTTGATCATTATTGCGTTCCGCGTTCCTTTATTCCATCTGTTCACGGATGATCTGGCAATTGTCAGACTCGGCTCCCAGGTACTGCTGCTGAGTCTGATTCTGGAGACCGGACGAACGGTGAACATCGTCATCATCAACTCCCTGCGGGCTGCAGGCGACGCCAGATTCCCGGTCTACATGGGTCTCCTCTCCATGGTCTGCATGTCGCTGCCGCTCGGTTATCTGCTGGTCTTCCAGCTGCATCTGGGACTGGCGGGCATTTGGCTCGCCATTGCCGCCGACGAATGGACCCGGGCCGTCATCATGTATTTCCGCTGGCGCAGCCGGGCGTGGGAGCGTTATTCGCTGGTCGATCATGATCCGGCAGCGGAACCGGCCGTACAGGCTGCACCGGCTGCCGGTTAA
- a CDS encoding ABC transporter substrate-binding protein, which yields MHKLKGLTPLLILTLVLVLSACGSNATNGQNASNTGSGNAASSEPASASNSADTASSSASNVSGSSQESSKADEILQSNPDARIASISIHITNDLLAIGLTPVGSVIGGDVKDFLPHVKDLLQGAAKYGTVSDPDMEAILASKPDVIFLDENYSGQDISKFEKIAPTLTVNTAEGTWQEQLTEIAKHAGREQQAANFIQQYADKAEKVSGLIHAKLGPDAKVMAIRSTAKELRVMGVGHPMGPIMFEELKLNPANGVEKIDKAYETISQEVLPDFDADAIFVIVSVGSTAKANFDALESNPLWKNLKAVKNNHVYILDGQKWLDYSAIGQDMALDDAEQLFSK from the coding sequence GTGCATAAATTAAAAGGATTAACCCCATTGTTGATACTTACGCTGGTCCTGGTGCTGTCCGCATGCGGCAGCAACGCTACCAACGGACAAAACGCTTCAAACACTGGCAGCGGCAATGCCGCTTCCTCGGAGCCGGCTTCCGCGTCCAACTCGGCGGATACCGCTTCATCCTCTGCTTCGAACGTTTCCGGAAGCTCGCAGGAGTCTTCCAAAGCAGACGAAATTCTGCAGAGCAATCCGGATGCAAGAATCGCTTCGATTTCGATCCACATCACCAACGATCTGCTGGCGATCGGCTTGACGCCTGTCGGCTCTGTTATCGGGGGCGATGTGAAGGATTTTCTCCCGCATGTGAAGGACCTGCTGCAGGGAGCCGCCAAATACGGCACGGTCAGCGACCCGGACATGGAAGCGATTCTCGCTTCCAAGCCTGACGTGATTTTCCTTGATGAGAATTATTCCGGCCAGGACATTTCCAAATTTGAAAAGATCGCCCCGACCCTCACCGTCAACACAGCCGAAGGCACCTGGCAGGAGCAGCTGACCGAAATCGCCAAACATGCCGGCCGCGAGCAGCAAGCTGCCAACTTCATCCAGCAATATGCGGATAAAGCCGAGAAGGTCAGCGGGCTGATTCATGCCAAACTTGGCCCGGACGCCAAAGTCATGGCCATTCGTTCCACTGCGAAGGAACTCCGCGTCATGGGGGTCGGCCACCCTATGGGTCCGATCATGTTCGAAGAATTAAAGCTCAATCCGGCAAACGGCGTAGAGAAAATCGACAAAGCCTACGAGACCATCTCGCAGGAAGTGCTTCCGGACTTTGACGCTGATGCGATCTTCGTGATCGTTAGTGTCGGCAGCACGGCTAAAGCCAATTTCGATGCGCTGGAATCCAACCCGCTGTGGAAGAATCTGAAAGCCGTCAAGAACAACCACGTTTATATCCTCGACGGCCAGAAATGGCTGGACTATTCAGCCATTGGGCAGGATATGGCGCTGGATGACGCCGAGCAGCTGTTTAGCAAATAA
- a CDS encoding FecCD family ABC transporter permease produces MLLPSTGNRGTRAKRFGLLLLLAVIVVFVISVNTGTIRLSPRQLGLTLLGYGSPQDQLVLFTYRLPRILVTLLAGAGLGVAGAVLQGVSRNALADPGILGLHAGAGFGLMIFVSFFRTLEGPSALIIPLFTFCGGLLIALMVVGLAYDRHKGLVPIRLILVGIAIEAGFSAVTLFLALRLDPDTYAFAAAWLAGSVWGRDWIHVLALLPWIALLLPYVYSRSKMLDLFTLGDDTAVSIGGKVTQSRLILLAAAVALSCASVSMAGGIGFIGLLAPHIARKLAGPMHRHSLPLSALTGMLILLAADTVGRSIFAPNAVPAGVVVAVIGAPLFFTLLMRSK; encoded by the coding sequence ATGCTGCTTCCTTCAACCGGGAACCGGGGAACAAGGGCCAAGCGGTTTGGTCTGCTCCTGCTGCTGGCCGTCATCGTGGTATTCGTTATCAGCGTAAACACAGGAACCATCCGGCTGTCGCCCCGGCAGCTGGGTTTGACCCTGCTAGGCTATGGTTCTCCGCAGGATCAACTGGTTCTCTTCACCTACCGGCTTCCCCGAATCCTCGTTACCCTGCTGGCCGGCGCAGGGCTGGGCGTGGCAGGTGCCGTCCTTCAGGGCGTGTCCCGCAACGCGCTGGCCGATCCGGGCATTCTCGGACTGCACGCGGGAGCAGGCTTCGGGCTGATGATCTTTGTGTCCTTCTTCCGGACACTTGAAGGGCCTTCCGCCCTGATCATTCCGCTCTTCACCTTCTGCGGGGGACTGCTGATTGCGCTGATGGTTGTCGGGCTGGCTTATGACCGGCACAAAGGGCTTGTCCCGATCCGGCTGATTCTGGTCGGCATCGCCATAGAAGCCGGCTTCAGCGCCGTAACCCTATTTCTGGCGCTCCGGCTTGACCCCGATACCTACGCTTTCGCCGCAGCCTGGCTGGCCGGCAGCGTCTGGGGCCGGGACTGGATCCATGTGCTGGCCCTGCTGCCATGGATTGCCCTGCTCCTCCCTTACGTCTACTCAAGGTCCAAAATGCTGGACTTGTTCACTTTAGGCGACGATACCGCCGTCAGCATTGGCGGCAAGGTGACGCAGAGCCGGCTGATTCTGCTGGCCGCTGCCGTTGCCCTGTCCTGCGCCAGCGTATCCATGGCCGGCGGCATAGGCTTCATCGGGCTGCTGGCGCCGCATATCGCCCGAAAACTGGCCGGGCCGATGCACCGGCATTCCCTGCCCTTGTCGGCCTTGACCGGCATGCTGATTCTGCTGGCCGCCGATACGGTCGGCAGGTCGATCTTTGCCCCCAATGCCGTTCCGGCAGGCGTCGTGGTGGCCGTCATAGGGGCACCTTTGTTTTTTACGCTGCTGATGAGAAGCAAATAA
- a CDS encoding FecCD family ABC transporter permease, translating to MSRPFSRSSKNLRRALWLPAAAAGLLLAILLAVSYGAKSIPLPEVWAAIFRFDADDEAHQIIRNLRLPRALGAAVTGMAFGAAGALMQGVTRNPLADTGILGVNAGAAFVVALAFAFLPGLSYFNLILLSFTGAALATLFIVMLGSATPGGLSSLKLTIAGAVAAALLHSFSTGVAIYYGLSQDLAFWYAGGVAGVRWSHLKLLAPIVIVTLAWSVSMGRSITFLSLGDESAVNLGVRAGRIRVLAMTAAVLLAGSSVSVAGAVGFVGLVAPHVARRLVSVDYRLIIPMSALLGGTLLELADIASRMVSPPREFAIGAMVALVGVPFFLYLARKEGRSL from the coding sequence ATGTCCCGACCCTTTAGCCGTTCCAGTAAAAACTTAAGGCGCGCATTATGGCTGCCCGCGGCTGCCGCCGGGCTGCTGCTTGCTATTCTGCTTGCCGTGTCATATGGAGCCAAAAGCATTCCCCTTCCAGAGGTCTGGGCCGCCATCTTCCGCTTTGATGCCGATGATGAAGCGCATCAGATTATCCGGAACCTCCGCCTGCCAAGGGCCCTTGGTGCGGCTGTGACCGGCATGGCCTTTGGCGCTGCCGGAGCCTTGATGCAGGGAGTCACACGGAATCCGCTTGCGGATACCGGCATTCTCGGCGTAAACGCCGGGGCCGCTTTTGTGGTAGCGCTGGCGTTTGCTTTTCTGCCCGGCTTGTCCTATTTCAACCTGATCCTGCTGTCCTTCACCGGGGCCGCTCTAGCCACCCTGTTCATCGTTATGCTGGGTTCGGCTACCCCGGGAGGATTGTCTTCCCTGAAGCTGACCATTGCCGGTGCTGTTGCGGCCGCTCTGCTTCATTCCTTCAGCACCGGGGTGGCTATCTATTACGGACTGAGTCAGGATCTTGCTTTCTGGTACGCCGGCGGGGTAGCAGGCGTCAGATGGTCCCATCTCAAGCTGCTGGCTCCCATTGTCATCGTTACGCTGGCCTGGTCCGTCTCGATGGGCAGGTCTATTACCTTCCTTTCGCTTGGCGATGAATCGGCGGTTAACCTGGGAGTGCGCGCCGGACGTATCCGCGTTCTGGCCATGACGGCTGCCGTCCTGCTGGCAGGAAGCTCCGTCTCTGTTGCCGGGGCGGTGGGATTTGTCGGGCTGGTAGCGCCGCATGTGGCCAGAAGGCTGGTCAGCGTCGACTATCGGCTGATCATCCCTATGTCCGCACTGCTCGGCGGTACGCTGCTGGAACTGGCGGACATCGCCTCCAGAATGGTGAGCCCGCCGCGTGAATTCGCCATTGGAGCCATGGTTGCGCTCGTTGGCGTTCCGTTTTTTCTATATTTAGCCCGCAAGGAAGGGAGGTCGCTGTGA
- a CDS encoding helix-turn-helix domain-containing protein, whose protein sequence is MNTSLPEHDFLQHTLIEIAEVRSSNDIPPWLASSEPLAHHTILYASSPGQTCLAEDGEQLPLAEETLYVFVPGSRVALNSPSAIGQKAEYYWITFDLYRLAESSRSYRSYERVLDFPGVRQHPVSKKRFKRLFDAMRPGKDMPAAGPAGRSRFLAQQQLYSLLDFLLSIENEAESDMEDTLDKLKSSILFMQQHYAQDIRVDKLAELVQLHPSYYARLFKQTMDLTPVEYLTRLRMNKAKELLLQKDKSVREVAYEIGYEDEFYFSRRFKRTTGLAPTLYLKKKDFRIVSLSAPYTDHLHTLGLRPLAAQTYPGLPLETMELDLPEHATDPWEVRRRIFTELKPDLILCKDNVRAQAMEHVNDLAPVISIPWATQDLYTHLSVIAGLTGREDEARQWIERHEQRSEELRKALKRRIGQASVAICVVRTTGLRMYGMRNIGHVFYRSLQLAPPERIARQTEPYLPGTHFNWTALSEHEIGFYEADYLLIAVSNAEEQTRMERLCREHAAWMAHPAVRAGRVHFISWPKWKPYAPYAVTWQLEQAYRLLVPDGVVN, encoded by the coding sequence ATGAACACTTCCCTACCCGAACACGATTTCCTGCAGCATACCTTGATCGAAATCGCGGAGGTCCGCTCCAGTAACGATATACCGCCCTGGTTGGCTTCGTCCGAGCCGCTGGCTCATCATACGATTCTATATGCCTCCTCACCGGGGCAGACCTGCCTGGCCGAGGACGGCGAGCAGCTTCCGCTTGCGGAGGAAACTTTATATGTATTTGTTCCCGGCAGCCGGGTTGCTCTGAATTCCCCTTCGGCAATCGGGCAGAAAGCGGAGTATTATTGGATAACCTTCGATCTTTACCGGCTGGCCGAAAGCTCACGGTCCTACCGTTCCTACGAGCGGGTGCTGGATTTTCCCGGTGTCCGTCAGCATCCTGTCAGCAAGAAACGCTTTAAACGGCTGTTTGACGCCATGAGGCCGGGCAAGGATATGCCCGCTGCCGGTCCGGCTGGACGGAGCCGCTTTCTGGCTCAGCAGCAGCTGTACAGCCTGCTTGACTTTCTGCTGTCCATAGAGAATGAAGCCGAATCAGACATGGAGGACACGCTGGACAAACTGAAGTCTTCGATTCTCTTCATGCAGCAGCATTACGCTCAGGATATCCGAGTCGACAAGCTGGCCGAGCTGGTGCAGCTGCACCCGTCTTATTACGCCCGGCTGTTCAAACAGACGATGGATTTAACCCCGGTCGAATACCTGACCCGCCTGCGGATGAACAAAGCCAAAGAGCTGCTGCTGCAGAAGGATAAATCCGTACGTGAAGTCGCTTACGAAATCGGATATGAGGACGAGTTCTATTTCAGCCGCAGATTCAAAAGGACAACCGGACTGGCACCAACCCTTTATTTGAAAAAGAAGGATTTCCGCATCGTGTCCCTCTCCGCGCCTTACACGGATCATTTGCATACGCTGGGACTGCGTCCGCTCGCAGCGCAAACTTATCCCGGGCTCCCGCTGGAGACGATGGAACTCGACTTGCCGGAGCATGCTACCGATCCGTGGGAGGTGCGGCGGAGGATTTTTACAGAACTTAAACCGGACCTGATTCTATGCAAAGACAATGTACGAGCTCAAGCGATGGAGCATGTCAATGATCTTGCGCCCGTCATTTCAATTCCCTGGGCCACCCAGGATCTATATACTCATTTGTCTGTCATTGCCGGCCTTACCGGACGCGAAGACGAAGCCAGGCAGTGGATCGAACGTCATGAGCAGAGGTCCGAGGAGCTTCGAAAGGCGCTGAAACGCCGCATCGGTCAAGCTTCGGTTGCCATCTGCGTCGTACGGACAACCGGACTCCGTATGTACGGCATGCGGAATATCGGCCATGTCTTCTACCGCTCGCTGCAGCTTGCCCCGCCGGAGCGAATTGCCCGGCAGACGGAACCTTACCTGCCCGGGACCCATTTCAACTGGACTGCCCTGTCCGAGCACGAAATCGGCTTTTATGAAGCGGATTACCTGCTGATCGCCGTCTCCAACGCCGAAGAACAAACCCGCATGGAGCGGCTGTGCCGCGAACATGCCGCATGGATGGCCCATCCCGCTGTACGGGCAGGCCGGGTCCATTTTATTTCCTGGCCGAAATGGAAGCCCTATGCGCCTTACGCCGTTACTTGGCAGCTGGAGCAGGCTTATCGGCTGCTTGTTCCAGATGGAGTCGTGAACTGA